Proteins encoded within one genomic window of Hevea brasiliensis isolate MT/VB/25A 57/8 chromosome 8, ASM3005281v1, whole genome shotgun sequence:
- the LOC110657390 gene encoding uncharacterized protein LOC110657390 gives MNMDKALCDLGASVSLMPLSICKKLDVGELKPTIISLQLADRSVKYPMGILENIPIKVEKFSIPVDFLVLEMEENVQIPIILERPFLAIARAIIGIKNILLTLNIRDEEVEFNLVSVIKHKLEPDECFKVDIIEKQIEEEFIKAYLENPLGASIVQNRLEKQDISIKEEPSVEVPQDQNCRSSLVLLFYFF, from the coding sequence ATGAATATGGACAAAGCCCTCTGTGATCTAGGTGCAAGTGTGAGTCTGATGCCTTTGTCAATATGTAAGAAGCTTGATGTGGGGGAACTTAAGCCTACAATAATTTCATTGCAACTGGCTGATCGATCTGTGAAATACCCTATGGGCATTCTAgaaaacatccctatcaaagttGAAAAATTCTCTATCCCAGTTGATTTTCTTGTACTGGAAATGGAGGAGAATGTCCAAATCCCTATAATCCTAGAAAGACCTTTTTTAGCAATTGCTAGAGCTATCATAGGCATTAAGAATATACTGCTAACTCTCAacataagagatgaagaagtggagttcaacctgGTCAGCGTAATAAAACACAaacttgaacctgatgaatgcttcaaggttgatatAATTGAAAAGCAAATTGAAGAGGAATTCATTAAAGCATACCTTGAAAATCCTCTAGGAGCATCCATCGTGCAAAACCGTCTAGAAAAGCAAGACATCAGTATCAAGGAGGAGCCTTCAgttgaagttccacaagatcaaaactGCAGATCCTCTTtggttcttttgttttatttcttttag